The Juglans regia cultivar Chandler chromosome 2, Walnut 2.0, whole genome shotgun sequence genome includes a window with the following:
- the LOC108994039 gene encoding transcriptional regulator SUPERMAN has product MAAELGLLSLTQLQRLAQSQHQHYQLNPSFTRPSAGSWMWNPKQANEEDDSWEVRAFAEDTGNASGTTWPPRSYTCTFCRREFRSAQALGGHMNVHRRDRVRLNQPQPNSNNPISSSSSTTSSFIIPSTQEYYSSNGGLCRLYQSPNPNGAFTSRVSVNASHFESPSTLLSISVPSPPNNLMPPCSPSISYASGSPGTNSPRFYSSKAKETSPTTDNANDQDLDLELRLGQRPMSS; this is encoded by the coding sequence ATGGCTGCAGAACTTGGCCTTCTCTCCTTGACCCAGCTCCAAAGATTGGCTCAGTCCCAACATCAGCACTATCAACTAAACCCTAGCTTCACCCGGCCGTCTGCCGGTTCGTGGATGTGGAACCCTAAGCAAGCCAACGAGGAAGATGATTCATGGGAGGTAAGAGCCTTTGCGGAAGACACTGGAAATGCCTCGGGCACCACTTGGCCACCGAGGTCTTACACTTGCACCTTTTGCAGAAGGGAGTTCCGATCAGCCCAAGCTCTCGGTGGCCACATGAATGTGCACCGCCGTGACCGTGTCCGGCTCAACCAACCGCAGCCTAATTCCAACAATCCCatttcctcatcttcttccacTACTTCTTCATTTATAATCCCAAGTACTCAAGAATATTATTCCAGCAATGGTGGACTGTGCCGGCTCTACCAATCGCCAAACCCTAATGGTGCTTTTACTTCAAGAGTATCAGTAAATGCATCTCATTTTGAGTCACCTTCCACCCTTCTCTCGATTTCAGTACCCTCTCCACCTAACAACTTGATGCCTCCTTGCTCTCCCTCAATTAGTTACGCATCGGGGTCACCAGGTACTAATTCTCCTCGCTTTTACTCTAGCAAAGCCAAAGAAACATCACCAACCACAGATAATGCGAATGATCAAGATCTTGATCTCGAGCTTCGGCTCGGGCAGAGACCTATGTCATCATAA